In Natronolimnobius sp. AArcel1, a single genomic region encodes these proteins:
- a CDS encoding helix-turn-helix domain-containing protein: MSIDIADAEPEVDVDVDVEGSELQTQADGGIVAQLRLDHSALFLRPTLRRATDISVEPDYWTTASSGRTQVFVTAYGSTFDAFEAALEVDSTVANPVLVDRYPDRRVYRLERTDRTLTFVDETADADGRILELSSCRNGWCVQLRFPTRDDLVTFNEYCRGQGISLTVDHLRVSDDEDDGVVALTEKQQELLAVAHEEGYFDVPRGISQDELADRLGVSKSAVSQRLRRAIGELCASTL; this comes from the coding sequence ATGAGCATCGACATCGCCGATGCGGAACCCGAAGTCGACGTTGACGTCGATGTCGAGGGCTCCGAACTCCAGACCCAGGCTGACGGTGGCATCGTTGCACAGTTGCGACTTGACCACTCGGCGCTGTTCTTGCGTCCCACCCTCCGGCGCGCAACCGACATCTCGGTCGAACCCGACTACTGGACCACCGCCTCCTCCGGGCGCACACAGGTCTTCGTCACCGCCTACGGCTCGACGTTCGACGCCTTCGAAGCCGCCCTCGAGGTCGACTCGACCGTCGCAAACCCGGTACTGGTTGATCGCTACCCTGACCGTCGCGTCTATCGCCTCGAGCGGACCGATCGGACGCTCACGTTCGTCGACGAAACTGCAGACGCCGACGGACGCATCCTTGAGCTTTCGAGTTGTCGAAACGGCTGGTGTGTCCAGCTTCGATTCCCGACCCGAGACGATCTGGTCACGTTTAACGAGTACTGTCGTGGGCAAGGCATTTCACTAACTGTCGATCACTTACGCGTCTCCGACGACGAGGACGACGGCGTCGTCGCCCTGACCGAAAAACAACAGGAACTTCTTGCGGTCGCCCACGAGGAAGGCTACTTCGACGTTCCTCGAGGCATCTCACAGGATGAACTGGCCGATAGACTCGGCGTCTCGAAGTCGGCCGTCTCCCAGCGTCTTCGCCGTGCGATTGGCGAACTCTGTGCGTCGACGCTGTAG
- a CDS encoding DUF5786 family protein, producing MGFGSYDESEQQQHTSDDDDNGEAVNVHENDHDGQMSFESDASTDELISQLGSMKDDDE from the coding sequence ATGGGTTTTGGTAGCTACGATGAATCCGAGCAACAGCAACACACGAGTGACGACGATGACAACGGCGAGGCTGTCAACGTCCACGAGAACGACCACGACGGGCAGATGTCGTTCGAATCCGATGCATCGACCGACGAGTTGATCTCCCAGCTCGGTTCGATGAAAGACGACGACGAGTAA
- a CDS encoding cation:proton antiporter — MYTTFIADVAIPLEEPVLVFTVAMAVFLIGPLFAKRFGQPGIVGIVLIGALIGPDALEIVSHSDAIELLGEVGLIYLLFTVGLELDLRGFKEAPENAALFGLASFFIPFIVGSAALYTVLGLNEWASLLLAAVFASHTLLAYPIVNRLGVTKNRAVTAVFGGILFTDTLALVVLAIVMGSVDGELSALLFAEVGLSLVLLFGAAWFVIPPLSRWFFQTFSQESYFEFLFVMVAIFAAASLAELLDLSAILGAFVAGIAVNRLIPPGGTLMNRIEFVGNAFFVPFFLLHVGMLVDPSVIFDGLETIQITVFIVGIMLVTKGIAAWLVSRVQGYTANERNVIFGLSTGQAAAALAITLLGFEAELFDAAVLNAVVLMLLITAIVSPWLTERAATQLALERDVGEDDTDATDPTILLPLSHNAELQQRLMELAFVIKGESGNEPVHVMTVVQPGQDADETEQRIAGVTTELEELAAAGSAAETPVETEARVNHNVASGIVQGAVEVQADQIIMGWDARQSFQHRIFGSIIDQVLERSKRPVLISRLGHPINTTRRIHVVVPLGADHHEGFYEAVHLVKHLAASVGAELNVLVVDGSAHQFEQLFDLVEVDATAEFAGVDGWDTLRAQLEDEAGDDDLIVGISPRRGDVGWHSELADLPAELAEMAPESFITIHPRQGEPEYDRQYLRFK; from the coding sequence ATGTACACGACGTTCATTGCCGACGTAGCAATTCCGCTCGAGGAGCCGGTACTCGTCTTTACGGTCGCAATGGCTGTGTTCTTGATCGGCCCATTGTTCGCCAAACGGTTCGGACAGCCGGGAATCGTCGGTATCGTTCTCATAGGCGCACTTATTGGCCCCGATGCCCTCGAGATCGTCAGTCACTCCGATGCGATCGAGTTGCTCGGTGAAGTCGGGCTGATCTACTTGCTGTTTACGGTCGGTCTCGAGCTCGATCTCCGGGGGTTCAAGGAAGCACCAGAGAACGCCGCACTCTTCGGACTGGCGAGTTTCTTTATTCCGTTTATCGTCGGCTCTGCAGCGTTGTATACCGTGTTGGGTCTTAACGAATGGGCCTCGCTTTTGCTCGCCGCCGTCTTCGCCTCGCACACACTGCTTGCCTATCCGATCGTGAATCGACTCGGAGTAACGAAGAATCGTGCGGTCACAGCTGTGTTCGGCGGGATCCTCTTTACGGATACCCTTGCACTGGTCGTCCTCGCGATTGTAATGGGGTCCGTTGACGGCGAGCTTTCGGCGCTGCTGTTTGCAGAGGTTGGCTTGTCACTCGTCTTGCTCTTCGGTGCGGCCTGGTTCGTTATTCCCCCACTCTCTCGGTGGTTCTTCCAGACGTTCAGTCAGGAGAGTTACTTTGAGTTCTTGTTCGTGATGGTCGCTATCTTCGCCGCAGCTAGTCTTGCTGAACTGCTTGATCTCTCAGCCATTCTCGGTGCGTTCGTCGCCGGAATCGCCGTCAACCGGCTGATTCCACCGGGTGGGACGTTGATGAACCGCATTGAATTCGTCGGGAACGCTTTTTTCGTTCCCTTCTTCCTGTTGCACGTCGGGATGCTCGTCGACCCGTCTGTGATTTTCGACGGCCTCGAGACGATCCAGATTACCGTCTTCATCGTCGGTATCATGCTCGTGACGAAAGGGATCGCCGCCTGGCTCGTCTCGCGCGTACAGGGCTATACGGCAAACGAGCGAAACGTTATTTTCGGGCTTTCAACCGGCCAAGCTGCTGCTGCACTGGCGATTACGTTGCTTGGGTTCGAAGCAGAGTTGTTCGATGCAGCAGTGCTTAATGCGGTGGTGCTGATGTTGCTCATCACCGCCATCGTAAGCCCATGGCTCACCGAACGAGCGGCAACACAACTTGCACTCGAGCGCGATGTTGGGGAGGATGACACTGACGCCACAGACCCAACGATTTTGCTCCCACTTTCGCACAACGCCGAACTCCAACAGCGGTTGATGGAGCTTGCGTTCGTTATTAAAGGTGAGAGTGGCAACGAGCCAGTTCACGTCATGACTGTCGTCCAGCCCGGACAGGATGCAGATGAAACCGAACAGCGCATTGCTGGCGTCACCACCGAACTCGAGGAACTCGCGGCTGCGGGCAGCGCCGCAGAAACTCCCGTCGAAACCGAAGCCCGCGTCAATCACAACGTTGCATCGGGGATTGTCCAGGGTGCTGTGGAAGTGCAAGCCGATCAGATTATCATGGGCTGGGATGCACGACAGAGCTTCCAGCACCGTATCTTCGGAAGCATCATCGACCAGGTACTCGAGCGCTCGAAGCGACCAGTCCTGATCAGTCGGCTCGGCCATCCGATCAACACGACGCGACGAATACACGTCGTAGTGCCACTCGGCGCGGACCACCACGAGGGATTCTACGAGGCAGTCCATCTCGTCAAACACCTCGCAGCGAGTGTCGGAGCCGAGTTGAACGTCCTCGTCGTCGACGGGTCGGCCCACCAGTTCGAACAACTGTTTGACCTCGTCGAGGTAGACGCGACAGCCGAGTTCGCCGGCGTCGATGGTTGGGATACCCTCCGCGCGCAACTCGAGGATGAGGCAGGCGATGATGATCTGATCGTCGGTATTTCACCACGGCGTGGTGACGTGGGCTGGCATTCCGAGCTTGCGGATTTACCAGCCGAACTCGCGGAAATGGCGCCAGAATCGTTTATTACGATCCATCCGCGACAGGGTGAACCGGAGTATGATCGGCAGTATCTCCGATTCAAGTAA
- the glmS gene encoding glutamine--fructose-6-phosphate transaminase (isomerizing): MCGIIGHVGDGNALETLITGLENLEYRGYDSAGVAVQNGSGIKIQKRSGKVEELKSAIDDTTLTGEIGIGHTRWSTHGPPTDENAHPHTDGTEDVAVVHNGIIENYAELKEWLRAKGYEFTSDTDTEVIPHLIQYYLDSGMDSESAFRTAIEELEGSYAVTVMISDEHVLYAARKGSPLVVGVEDDEFFLASDVPAFLEYTDSVVYLEDGDVVIVDNDGVEFTDLAGNPIRREPETVEWDPEQAGKGKFDHFMLKEIYEQPTALSQAIEGRVDPENGRIALEDLESGTFGDIDNVQLIACGTSYHAALYGSLTLNQAGIKSTALLANEYSVASPPINEDTLVVAVTQSGETADTLNALRQANEAGANTLTVTNVVGSTAAREADDALFIRAGPEIGVAATKTFSSQAVMLSLLAQRITEDVHGTPATTRIESYLSELAEMPDQIENLLETSDAEYLASRYEQSQSYFFIGRGLGFPVALEGALKFKEITYEHAEGFASGELKHGPLALVTPETPVFAVFTGEEDEKTLKNAEEAQTRGAPVVAVCPEGHRAVDVADAHLEIPDTDSDLAGLLANVQLQLVSYYAADLLERPIDKPRNLAKSVTVE; encoded by the coding sequence ATGTGTGGAATTATTGGTCACGTCGGCGACGGTAACGCACTTGAAACACTCATTACAGGACTCGAGAATCTCGAGTACCGCGGTTACGATTCGGCCGGAGTCGCCGTGCAGAACGGCTCCGGAATCAAGATTCAGAAACGCTCAGGGAAGGTCGAGGAACTGAAATCAGCAATCGACGACACGACGCTTACGGGGGAAATTGGCATCGGGCACACGCGCTGGAGCACGCATGGCCCACCAACCGACGAAAACGCACACCCGCACACGGACGGCACGGAAGACGTTGCAGTCGTCCACAACGGGATTATCGAAAACTACGCTGAACTCAAGGAGTGGCTTCGCGCAAAAGGCTACGAGTTCACGAGCGACACCGACACCGAGGTCATCCCGCATCTCATCCAGTACTATCTCGACAGCGGAATGGACAGCGAGAGTGCCTTCCGAACGGCAATCGAGGAACTCGAGGGCAGCTATGCCGTCACGGTGATGATCTCTGACGAACACGTCCTTTATGCCGCCCGGAAAGGCTCACCACTGGTCGTCGGCGTCGAAGACGACGAGTTCTTCCTCGCCAGTGACGTTCCTGCGTTCCTCGAGTACACGGACAGCGTCGTCTATCTCGAGGATGGCGACGTTGTGATCGTTGACAACGACGGCGTCGAGTTTACTGATCTCGCTGGAAACCCAATTCGGCGCGAACCCGAGACGGTCGAATGGGACCCCGAGCAGGCTGGCAAGGGGAAATTCGACCATTTCATGCTCAAAGAGATTTACGAGCAGCCGACCGCACTCTCTCAAGCCATCGAAGGTCGGGTCGATCCCGAAAACGGCCGAATCGCACTCGAGGACCTCGAGTCGGGCACGTTCGGAGATATCGACAACGTTCAGCTCATCGCCTGTGGGACGTCCTATCACGCGGCGTTGTACGGCTCGCTGACGCTGAATCAGGCGGGGATCAAGTCGACAGCACTGCTCGCTAACGAGTACAGCGTTGCATCGCCGCCAATCAACGAAGACACGCTCGTCGTTGCCGTCACCCAAAGTGGTGAGACAGCAGATACACTGAATGCCCTCCGGCAGGCGAACGAGGCGGGTGCAAACACGCTCACCGTCACCAACGTTGTCGGCTCGACGGCTGCCCGCGAGGCCGACGACGCGCTGTTCATTCGTGCCGGCCCCGAAATCGGCGTCGCAGCCACGAAGACGTTCTCCTCGCAGGCAGTCATGCTCTCGCTGCTTGCCCAGCGCATCACTGAGGACGTTCATGGCACGCCTGCAACCACCAGAATCGAGTCGTACCTCTCAGAACTGGCCGAGATGCCGGACCAGATCGAGAACCTGCTCGAGACCTCCGATGCCGAGTATCTCGCCAGCCGGTACGAACAGAGCCAGTCGTACTTCTTTATCGGGCGTGGCCTTGGCTTCCCGGTCGCGCTCGAGGGCGCGTTGAAATTCAAGGAAATTACCTACGAACACGCAGAAGGGTTCGCCTCGGGTGAACTCAAACACGGGCCGCTGGCGCTGGTCACTCCCGAGACACCGGTCTTCGCAGTCTTTACCGGCGAAGAAGACGAGAAGACGCTGAAAAATGCTGAGGAAGCCCAGACGCGTGGCGCACCCGTCGTCGCAGTGTGTCCTGAAGGCCACCGTGCTGTTGACGTTGCTGACGCACACCTCGAGATTCCCGACACCGACTCCGACCTCGCTGGATTGCTCGCCAACGTCCAGTTGCAACTGGTCTCGTACTACGCGGCAGACCTGCTCGAGCGCCCGATTGACAAACCGCGGAACCTCGCAAAGAGCGTCACTGTCGAGTAA
- the glmU gene encoding bifunctional sugar-1-phosphate nucleotidylyltransferase/acetyltransferase, whose translation MQAVVLAAGEGTRIRPLSAAVPKPMLPVADRPMAAHTVDAAIDAGADEVVLVVGYEADTVREHFGAEYRDVPINYAVQEEQSGTADAVNAAREYIDGAFAVLNGDNLYDPAAVEQLFDRCPAVCAIEVDQPQNYGVLSTTDGTVTDIVEKPDDPPTNLANAGAYAFPEEARAWLEVPASERGEHEITDVLAQVIDEYAVSPVTLNRWMDVGRPWELLEANEWKLGTLERRIDGEVSDQARLEGAVVVEEGATVESGVVIEGPVLIRSGATVGPNAYVRGATLIDEGAKVGHAVEVKNSVLSPGATVGHLSYVGDSVLGRDVNFGAGTTVGNLRHDDADIKFTVKGERVSTGRRKFGIVAGDDVKTGINTSLTPGLKLETGATTRPGETVDRDR comes from the coding sequence ATGCAAGCTGTCGTTCTCGCGGCGGGCGAAGGAACGCGGATCCGACCGCTGTCTGCAGCAGTGCCGAAACCGATGCTTCCGGTTGCTGACCGGCCGATGGCGGCTCACACCGTCGACGCCGCAATCGATGCCGGAGCCGACGAGGTCGTCCTCGTCGTCGGCTACGAGGCAGACACGGTCCGAGAGCATTTCGGGGCGGAGTATCGCGATGTTCCGATCAACTACGCCGTCCAGGAAGAACAGTCCGGGACGGCCGACGCGGTCAACGCCGCTCGAGAGTATATCGACGGCGCGTTCGCCGTTCTCAACGGCGACAATCTCTACGATCCAGCCGCGGTCGAGCAACTGTTTGATCGCTGCCCGGCCGTCTGTGCAATCGAAGTCGACCAGCCACAGAACTACGGCGTGTTGAGTACGACCGATGGCACGGTCACGGATATCGTTGAGAAACCGGACGATCCACCGACAAATCTCGCGAACGCTGGCGCGTACGCCTTCCCTGAGGAAGCCCGCGCCTGGCTCGAGGTGCCTGCAAGCGAGCGCGGTGAACACGAGATCACGGACGTGCTCGCACAGGTTATCGACGAGTACGCCGTCTCGCCGGTCACGCTCAATCGCTGGATGGACGTTGGCCGCCCCTGGGAACTGCTCGAGGCAAACGAGTGGAAACTCGGGACGCTCGAGCGACGCATCGACGGCGAGGTCAGCGATCAGGCGCGACTCGAGGGGGCGGTCGTCGTCGAAGAAGGCGCGACGGTCGAGTCGGGTGTGGTCATCGAAGGGCCAGTGTTGATCCGCTCAGGGGCGACCGTCGGGCCGAACGCGTACGTCCGCGGTGCGACGTTGATCGACGAAGGCGCGAAAGTCGGCCACGCAGTCGAGGTGAAAAACAGCGTGCTCTCGCCGGGTGCAACGGTTGGTCACCTCTCGTACGTCGGTGACAGTGTGCTTGGGCGCGACGTGAACTTCGGTGCCGGAACCACGGTCGGTAACCTCCGACACGACGACGCAGACATCAAATTCACTGTCAAAGGTGAGCGAGTCTCGACCGGCCGCCGAAAGTTCGGCATTGTCGCAGGCGACGACGTTAAGACCGGCATCAACACGAGTCTCACGCCGGGGCTCAAACTCGAGACTGGCGCGACGACGCGTCCGGGTGAAACGGTCGACCGCGATCGGTAG
- the glmM gene encoding phosphoglucosamine mutase produces the protein MTELFGTSGIRGPVGEEVTAELALEVGRAVASDGYERVVIGRDVRESGQMLVDAVTAGLRECGADALDVGLESTPTVARAVELLDADAGIVVTASHNPAADNGIKLWTPSGKAFGPDQRSSIERRIAESDYKLVPWDGLGQRGRREHVRGHHAEAIADAVSFEPDDAPTVIVDLGNGAGAVTPTVLADLGCHVRTLNGQPDGSFPGRPSEPNKETLETLAALVSQTDADLGIAHDGDADRMMAVDETGTFVPKDALLAIFAREAVGEGERAAAPVDTSLAVEDALEAAGASLTRTKVGDVYVAERTTEDDVVFGGEPSGAWIWPEETRCPDGPLAAAKLVDLVAERGPLSELVGEIEQYPIQRASIEVEDKAGVMAAVQDRVTDRDDVNTLDGVRVDTDSGWFLIRASGTESLIRITAEARSEDETARVFDDAQSLVADAAGLETPLTG, from the coding sequence ATGACCGAACTCTTCGGAACGAGCGGCATACGCGGACCAGTCGGTGAGGAGGTAACGGCAGAACTGGCTCTCGAGGTCGGCCGCGCGGTCGCCTCGGATGGCTACGAACGGGTCGTGATCGGCCGAGACGTCCGTGAGAGCGGCCAGATGCTCGTCGACGCCGTCACCGCTGGACTGCGTGAGTGTGGTGCAGATGCACTTGATGTCGGCCTCGAGTCGACGCCGACGGTCGCACGCGCGGTCGAGTTGCTGGATGCGGACGCGGGAATCGTTGTCACGGCATCGCACAATCCGGCGGCAGACAACGGGATTAAACTCTGGACGCCGTCAGGGAAGGCCTTCGGTCCCGACCAGCGCAGCTCGATCGAACGCCGAATTGCGGAATCGGATTACAAACTGGTCCCATGGGATGGACTCGGCCAGCGCGGCCGGCGAGAACACGTCAGAGGCCACCACGCGGAAGCGATCGCGGATGCCGTCTCGTTTGAGCCCGACGACGCGCCGACAGTTATTGTCGACCTCGGAAACGGTGCTGGCGCCGTGACGCCGACCGTGCTAGCCGATCTGGGCTGTCACGTTCGCACACTCAACGGTCAACCCGATGGCTCGTTCCCCGGCCGACCGAGCGAACCAAACAAAGAAACGCTCGAGACGCTCGCGGCGCTGGTTTCGCAGACTGACGCTGATCTGGGCATCGCCCACGATGGCGACGCAGATCGGATGATGGCCGTCGACGAGACGGGAACGTTCGTGCCAAAAGATGCGCTGCTCGCGATCTTTGCCCGCGAAGCGGTCGGTGAGGGCGAGCGCGCTGCCGCGCCGGTTGATACGAGTCTGGCCGTCGAGGACGCACTCGAGGCCGCGGGTGCATCACTCACGCGGACGAAAGTCGGTGATGTCTACGTTGCAGAGCGAACGACCGAAGACGACGTGGTCTTCGGCGGCGAACCGAGCGGGGCATGGATCTGGCCGGAGGAAACCCGCTGTCCGGATGGACCGCTCGCAGCGGCCAAACTCGTTGATCTCGTCGCTGAACGCGGGCCACTGTCCGAACTAGTTGGTGAAATCGAACAGTATCCGATTCAGCGGGCGTCAATCGAGGTCGAGGACAAGGCTGGCGTGATGGCAGCCGTTCAGGACCGTGTCACCGACCGCGACGACGTGAATACGCTCGATGGCGTCCGCGTCGATACAGACAGCGGCTGGTTCCTCATCCGTGCCAGCGGCACCGAATCGCTCATTCGCATCACGGCTGAAGCACGAAGTGAGGACGAGACGGCACGCGTCTTCGACGATGCACAATCACTCGTCGCCGACGCGGCCGGTCTCGAGACGCCGTTGACTGGCTAA
- a CDS encoding MarR family transcriptional regulator, whose amino-acid sequence MSATDHDLSRDRAAESDAETDADDEPASVMDLPPSAKLVYKVLEYEGSMTQEEIATESRLCSRTVRYALGKLEDDFVSSRVCLEDARQSKYTIEK is encoded by the coding sequence ATGAGCGCAACTGATCACGATCTGTCCCGCGACCGTGCCGCCGAGAGCGACGCCGAAACTGATGCCGACGACGAACCCGCCTCCGTCATGGACCTTCCACCTAGCGCAAAACTCGTCTACAAAGTCCTCGAGTACGAGGGGTCGATGACACAGGAGGAAATCGCCACGGAGTCCCGTCTCTGCTCGCGAACGGTCCGCTATGCACTCGGTAAACTCGAGGATGACTTCGTCAGCAGCCGCGTCTGTCTCGAGGACGCCCGTCAGTCGAAATACACTATCGAGAAGTAA
- a CDS encoding DUF6498-containing protein, whose product MRPPTDARGRTRLAIAGVGATNALPILGVVVWDWSLATLILVYWLEIGIGLWWAAVKAGVAERPSEYPESMILLGTVRYRRGGLTIPGTALTVYIHNLAMVGLTVVFLGGLWAIVGGVILVSILNWDGVGIGLETAYSVLAVGACLFVTRGWETLSTYLRDEQYREVNAQQAIQDALWPLLILGVLVTMFVPPPPKPRLVACSRSSRYSRGSSHLTFCG is encoded by the coding sequence ATGCGACCGCCCACGGACGCGCGAGGGAGAACGCGACTCGCGATTGCCGGAGTGGGTGCGACGAATGCGCTGCCGATTCTCGGTGTGGTGGTCTGGGACTGGAGCCTTGCGACACTGATTCTTGTCTACTGGCTCGAGATCGGGATTGGCCTGTGGTGGGCGGCGGTCAAAGCTGGGGTCGCTGAACGGCCGTCGGAGTATCCCGAATCCATGATCCTTCTTGGTACTGTTCGATACCGTCGCGGCGGACTCACCATCCCTGGTACGGCGCTGACCGTATACATCCACAATCTGGCCATGGTCGGTCTGACGGTTGTCTTCCTCGGCGGACTGTGGGCAATCGTTGGCGGAGTGATCCTCGTCTCGATTCTGAACTGGGACGGTGTTGGAATCGGGTTGGAAACTGCGTATTCGGTACTCGCCGTCGGTGCTTGCCTGTTCGTCACGCGGGGATGGGAAACCCTGTCGACGTATCTTCGCGACGAGCAGTATCGCGAGGTGAACGCTCAGCAAGCGATTCAAGACGCGCTGTGGCCGTTGCTTATCCTCGGCGTGCTCGTCACGATGTTCGTCCCCCCCCCGCCGAAACCGAGGCTGGTGGCCTGCTCTCGCTCATCGCGTTACTCGCGGGGAAGTTCGCATTTGACCTTTTGTGGGTGA
- a CDS encoding ECF transporter S component: protein MTYGSVRAFDADNGGWLGIAEGVDSEWKPQPLEEPPQFVGDPIRPRRAGVVFGGITNAWSSILGTWTALLALFVLGMIALGGTPAIMWWLVPPLVVLIGVSILDNALRYWWTTYRFDATGRLWECGRNSRPHRCLEAAQYRSVRTRTDRLLGTTTVELKNERSKYDESDSDVQPITIPALVDPDATRVLETQSEIDASTSRPT from the coding sequence GTGACCTACGGCTCGGTTCGTGCGTTCGATGCGGATAACGGCGGCTGGCTTGGCATCGCCGAGGGAGTGGATTCCGAATGGAAGCCACAGCCACTCGAGGAGCCACCCCAGTTCGTCGGCGACCCAATCCGCCCGCGCCGGGCCGGCGTCGTCTTTGGTGGGATCACGAACGCCTGGTCGTCAATCCTCGGAACGTGGACTGCATTACTGGCGCTGTTCGTTCTCGGTATGATCGCACTCGGTGGCACTCCGGCGATAATGTGGTGGCTCGTCCCGCCGCTCGTGGTGCTCATCGGTGTCAGCATTCTCGATAACGCGCTCCGATACTGGTGGACGACGTATCGCTTCGACGCAACCGGACGACTCTGGGAGTGTGGACGAAACTCGAGACCGCACCGATGCCTCGAGGCTGCACAGTATCGTTCCGTTCGAACCCGAACAGACCGCTTGCTTGGAACAACGACGGTCGAACTCAAAAACGAGCGTAGCAAGTATGATGAGAGTGACAGCGACGTCCAGCCGATTACGATTCCGGCGCTCGTCGATCCAGATGCAACACGCGTCCTCGAGACCCAATCAGAAATCGACGCCTCGACCTCGAGACCAACCTAG
- a CDS encoding GNAT family N-acetyltransferase, translating to MTIEVTTLDPWTEAEEWNRYVEKSNGTNPFFRAEALRLQAEDTGTELHLITGFKGQEAVGIFPVFEFSRGPVTGAFSPAPRSWSPYLGPATLNLEKVKQRKADQRVKRFLEGALEWIEMEISPLYTRFVAAEFEDVRPFTWNQYQVEPGYTYVVDLEGSEEELLNRFSTDARSNVRNADDDAYVIEEGGPDDIEAIVEQVGQRYENQGRSFHLSPDFVRSAHAVLPDGSVRPYVCRPAGEDEVLGGILVVESDTTRYRWQGGVKPDADIDLPINDLLDWTVMRDGLREDLERYDLVGAGVPSINRYKAKFNPRLETNYTITRGAFGLDLAIDRYRKLG from the coding sequence ATGACTATCGAAGTTACAACGCTTGACCCCTGGACCGAGGCCGAAGAGTGGAACCGCTACGTCGAGAAATCAAATGGGACGAACCCCTTCTTCCGAGCGGAAGCACTCCGCCTGCAGGCCGAAGACACGGGAACGGAACTGCATCTCATTACCGGATTCAAGGGCCAGGAAGCCGTCGGTATCTTCCCCGTCTTCGAGTTCTCCCGCGGACCAGTCACCGGCGCGTTCTCGCCAGCCCCACGCTCGTGGTCGCCATATCTTGGTCCTGCGACGCTCAACCTCGAGAAGGTCAAACAGCGGAAAGCCGACCAGCGCGTCAAACGATTCCTCGAGGGCGCACTCGAGTGGATCGAGATGGAAATTTCGCCGCTATACACGCGATTCGTTGCGGCCGAGTTCGAAGACGTGCGGCCGTTCACCTGGAATCAGTATCAGGTCGAACCGGGCTACACGTACGTCGTCGACCTCGAGGGGAGCGAAGAAGAGTTGCTGAACCGATTCAGTACCGACGCACGTAGTAACGTTCGCAATGCGGACGACGACGCCTACGTGATCGAGGAAGGGGGCCCAGATGATATCGAAGCCATCGTCGAGCAGGTCGGCCAGCGATACGAGAATCAGGGCCGCTCGTTCCATCTGAGCCCCGATTTCGTTCGGTCCGCACATGCGGTGTTGCCTGACGGCTCGGTTCGGCCTTACGTCTGTCGCCCTGCCGGCGAAGACGAGGTCCTCGGCGGAATTCTCGTCGTCGAATCGGACACCACCCGCTACCGGTGGCAAGGCGGCGTCAAACCCGATGCCGACATCGACCTGCCGATTAACGACTTACTCGACTGGACGGTCATGCGCGACGGCCTCCGCGAGGACCTCGAGCGCTACGACCTCGTCGGCGCTGGCGTCCCGAGCATCAACCGCTACAAGGCGAAGTTCAACCCACGCCTCGAAACCAACTACACGATTACCAGAGGCGCGTTCGGGCTGGATCTGGCGATTGATCGGTACCGAAAGCTCGGCTAG